From the genome of Prunus persica cultivar Lovell chromosome G8, Prunus_persica_NCBIv2, whole genome shotgun sequence:
AGTATTGCATAGAAACACAAAGGACTCGTTTGATGCCTAATATTGGACTAGATTGGATAACTTATTAAGGCatgttgaaggaaaaaaaatgaagaaattttgtCCAAGTTGAAGGTAAAAGATTACGAAGAAAACTTATCTAATCTAATTCCTACAATATGGTAGGATCTTAACACCTTATAACTTATATCCCTTCTAAtcctaaaaatgaaaaatatttcacTTCTACAGCCATTTCCTCCTTCAACTTAACTTAAATCTAAAAGTTAttcaattcaatccaatcATAAGCACCACGCGAGCCCAAACAGATTTCATATTTGAAAAACTTTACCTGATCTCCTTCAAATATTGTAAGTGCAGAGaataagagcaaagagagatgcaatggaacaaattaaaaaatggaaaaactcataatggaaaaaaaaaaaaaaaaaaattatagaccCAGATAACTTAGCGCAGAAGTTACCGCACCCTTATAATTTCAAAAGAACTTGTCAACAATTCCGCAGCTCCAAACGCGTACGGCCTTCTTCCTAGAAGATGCATGGCGGAGGCAAAGAAATTTTCAAAGAGGAGGGTCCTAAGCTAAGTCGTGGCTTTCTAGAAATGCATGATGTCGGAGACTCGGATGCAAAGAAATTTCAAAGGGGAGGCTTAGCCATGTCTTGGCTTTCTTTCTAGATGCACGTTGGAGGCCAATAAGTTTCAAAGAGGAGGGCTTAGCTAAGTCTATTGGCTTTCTTCCAAGAAGATGCATGGCAAAGAGAGCTTAGCCAAGTCTTGCCCTTTCTTTGTAGAAAATCCATGACGGAGGCACTGACATTTCAAAGAGGAGGAGGGCTTAGCCAAGTCCTGGCTTTCTTTCTAGAAAATGCATGACGGAGGCAAAGGCATTTCAAAGAGGAGGAGGGATTAGCCAAGCCAAGTCTTGGCTTTCTTCCTAGAAAATGCATGAAGGAGGCAGAGGCATTTCAAAGAGAATGCTTAGCTAAGTTTTGGCTTGTGGGATTGGGCTTACAAACTCCAttagtcttttttttggttgggctACTTAGTTTTACAATCGTTTCTCTATCCGAAAAGACCATCTCAATTGTAGCCCAAGTAGCTTTTAAAGTAAGTTTGCTAGTGATATTGAGACAATGAGAATTAAATAGAGAACATTCTCGACCTCTTGAGCTACAAGTTCATTTCTTAATTTATAAGTTTAAATTTATCTAAAACAATCAGAACGAACAACCATAAAAACACCGTTAAATTAGGATGATGGCATactaacaataaaagaaagtacaataataataaaattaacagaaaaacaaaattaaaactttttttttaacaggCTAAAATAGTGCACCTTTTTTGTATGAGTAACTCTTAGATATTCTTCTCTGATATACAACCatgtcaattttttatattatgtaAACACATAATAAGAGAAATAGACAAATAATTGCATATTTTAATGTCCGTAACTACTCGTGGTCATGGTAGGAGAACAAAGCAAAAGAACGTACTTTATTAGGCCAACCACGATTTTCATTGTTGTTGTCGTTGCAAAATAACGGTGGCGCAAAGTAAGTCATCGACATCCTCATCGTCGTCGGAAAATATTGACGGCCGAAGTTTGGAACAGAAGATACCACTACACCATATTCCATTTGGTTAATATCTTCCTTCACAAGATGTCGCCATGAACATGGCCAATAACCAGCACATCATTTCAGTCCTTTCCTATGTCCCGCCCTCATGCAAGAGAggaggaaggaaggaagatTTAAACTGGAAAATTTTGAGATATGCATGACTTTTGAGGCTGGAGAATTTAAAGAGAGACCGGGAGAGGCACGTTTGTTTtgaggtatatatatagaccTTGAAATTTAATGTTAACCCTAAAATACCCACGCTTAAGACAAATATGAGAATTGAACAAGCAGACTTCATAAGGATATATTCGTAAAAGACGGGCTGCCGTAACATTCCCTCTCCTTCtattgttgacttttcaatttctcaTCTACACAGGAAGACCACTTCCGTACTacaattttcttaattttaaaccACATAATGTGGCTCACgttttttcaaacttttttttttggggttaattaaaatatttaacccattaaagtttgaaaattttaatttcaatccCTCacactttctctctttctatttcattattgaatatttatgtgtttatatatatttttaattcaacTACACATTTATAAGAACATCCTACGACGGtaatttttacattttaaaattttccctAACCTCGTTGAGAGATTTAAATCTCACAAActatggaatttttttttttttaatatgtaagaTTAAACTATAAGATTTTAAAGGATGATGTTCCTAGTATATGTACGACCACCAACTAGCTACTAATTTAGTAGTACTTCTCTTTTCAATGTTGGAATTAAAAGATATCTTAAGTTCGAATATTCCATTTTCCATTATCAAAAAGGCTGATGGAAGTTCATGTGCCCCATTGTCCCAATGTTGGCTTTCAAAGGAAACCTTTCAACAATGGTGTACATGATTCTTGGTTCTACTAAAGTTAAGCCCCCTTGAACAAATTTTCTTCCTCCGCCCCTCTTCAAGATATCCTAAAATGGACATCCTGCTGCAGAACTAGCTCAAATAATGATCAGAAAATGGAAATCCTGCAAAGCTAGGACAACTGTGGCCTCCCCTAGATGGACCCATGAAACTGGTGATCAATTTTTATGGTGGATCACTGTATTGCACCTTCACCTAGGAGGCCAAGTTGTATTTGCTAATCGAAAGTTTTTGGCTCTACCATAATTTGAAGGGCTACGATATTATATTCCTGTCTTtttgtgtaaaaataatgccTCAAAGACCCCACTTATGCCAAAGCAAAAGCCAATAAGACTACCTTATACAATGTTTGTAAAGTCtaaaaatatgatattatttGTCATTGGTGACAAATTTCTTCGGCTCCTGAAAGGTATTGGGCAAAGCCAATGAATTTATAGCTCAAGAGCAAGAATATTTGTATACAAATCAGCGATTTTATGTTCAAATCTCAACGGCACCTTCCATTCTCCTTCCAAACTTTGGCCGCTCTTGCAAAAATATGATGTTATGGCTTGCGTCACTTCAGCCAAAAACCTCAAAGCCCAATACCATGTTCCCCAATTTGGCCTCAAACAGCCCCTAGTTTTGGGACATGTGTGGTGCTAAGTTGCTTATCAAATTTTgtgcaaaacaaaagaaaatttgaaagatCAAAGAATGGCTCTCCATGCCCTGAAGGGTTAAATCTAATCTTCACTGGgtttactatatatataatctctTTCGAACAATATTGATCTGAACTCAACATCCTCAATACCATTTTCAAGTTAAGTGAGTTtgtgtgaaaaaaaattcataacatGGAAGGGAAAGTTTTCACAGAAGAGCAGGAAACATTGGTGGCCAAGTCATGGGGTGTGATGAAGAAGAATTCTGCTGAATTGGGTCTTAAATTCTTCCTGAAGTAAGTCAGTCTTgcaggatttttttttttttttccaattacaTTTTAAATGTTGTTAAATCCTATATGTATGAAACAATTGCAGGATATTTGAAATTGCACCATCAGCTCAGAAGCTGTTCTCTTTCTTGAAGGACTCTGATATTCCTCTGGAGAAGAACCCAAAGCTCAAGCCCCATGCTATTTCTGTCTTTGTTATGGTAAGTATAAGCCACCCATGTCCACCTCATTCAAATATTCCCAATAAAGTAGAATGATATGTTGCTAATCTTTAGATTTTGATCCAACGGTTGGTAGGTAGTTAACCATGAATTTTCATGACAATCTAGCTAATGTAAGGGTATGTTTAGTATTGCTTCTGCTTGTAGAAAGTCTAAAAACGCTTTTATGACAAGTGCTTTTGATAGTGTTTGTTTGGtagaaaaacttcaaaatatttatgatTCATAAAAGTGCTTTCTtaacataaattatttttaagtgCTTATTAAGGAATCATTTTTTAagtgctttttaaaaaagaacttCAATATTtagtaaaaatatttttatagtaGAAGCACTTCTAAGAGCAGTCCCAAATGAGTCCTACACTAATGACAACTTTCAATCATATATTCTTCAATTTGTGTGGCAGACTTGTGAATCAGCCGTTCAACTTCGGAAATCAGGCAAAGTCACAGTGAGAGAATCAACCTTGAAAAGATTAGGTGGAGTACACTTCAAATCTGGAGTGGTCGATGAACATTATGAggtatacatatattttttttttcgtttggACAAAAATTGTCATGAAAATGCAAATAAATTACTAGTAAGTAACTAATTGGGCCAACGTCTCGTTGAACAATTTTCAGGTCACTAAATTCGCATTGTTGGAAACTATAAAAGAAGCAGTGCCCGAAATGTGGTCCCTAAAGATGAAGAATGCATGGGGAGAAGCTTATGATCAGTTGGTTGCTGCTATAAAAGCAGAAATGAAGCCCTCCCCATAAATTAAACACTTCTTCAATACAATCTCAGCTCTTGCTTCATTTGGAAATTTTACGGCATGGAAATAATGTACAGAAGGTTTGCATCAGGGCATGTGCCTCTgttaatttggtttgattgtttgttattttcttaaccttttcttttaaatgaaCTTTTGTGAGTTCGATCTTTTAAGTAAGATTCACTGGGTTGTAATTGTAAGCTCATATTTATATAtcctataaaaaattatttgtaattaatatcAGAccaatataaattttttttttctggatgAACCCAACAATATTCAGATTATGACTCTGACCcaagcattttttttaagtttatctGTGATGGGCTAACTTGAGCTAGATTGGGCTCGAGATAATTTGAATCCAGGCTTTCTCAACCCACTAATTTGACTGCGGAAGGTTGTACCAAAATCTTTATAAATCTAAGAATAAACTTTGCTGCTTGCCCAACTCTGGCAAAATTCAATTTAACCATCCCAATAGGTTAGGTACTTATCAAATTTTGACTACATCCAATAGGTTAGTGACTTTAGAACAAGTTCTTTAAACTTGGGGCCACGCCATTGAGGATATGGATGACTAAAGCATCATCAGTGATCTTATCACATATGCTCCACATCTATACAAATTGTAAACTCaatttggatcaaaattgttgatgctcaaaaatGAACGGTtaatattgagtccaacttagagATGCGAGGTGTGTGAAGGCTAGGGTCTTCATTCACCTTAATAAATGGGTTACGTTCACAGAGAAGTATATTCTCACCCTAATAATATGTGTTTACATCGTACAAGGGGTAGGAcccaaagataaagaaaatgagagagagagagagagagagagtaagaaCCCCTTCTAAGTAGCGAGTGGTCTCTTTTTATAAGTAAGGGGGAGTCTTCACTTCTTATAATATTccaatatgaaaattttgacataGCCTCTAGATTGCTTGATTAGATATTGTATAAACAAAAACCATACCAAATTGTCAAGTCCCTTGTGCTCTAAAGTGCTGGTTTTAATTTGACGTTGGCATACCCTGGTTTCAGAAATTAGTACAGGACTGGAACTTTACCCACTTATgctttgtttgtgtgtttgcTGACGGCAATTCTAGaggaaagtaaaaataaaaaaaaaatcaaaaaatcaaaagaatcaaaacattttgaatgaaaactaaaagaatgaaaatattttgaactGGCACATGTTTTACAAAAGTATAACATGTTCACAGCTTGTATGATATCAAATCAAAGTCAATAATAGTGCACATGCGATTGTATGCCACTTCATTCTGTGTCACCTACAGAAGAAATAAACTTATATTTAATCAGAAAGAACATATCTGAAGTGACAtataacatcaaaattaatgggcgatttgattttttcaaagtcaaagacaaaaaatttatattctaTCATTTTATAAAAGGCAGATGTGGGGGCGGCTTGTCACGTCCATATTATTTGCTTTTGGAGAACGTACCTTACCTAAATCACATTTCGTCATACAAATagtaatatattatatgttgaaatatcatatattataaatgatatatacatgttaaaaaaaatttctctttaCCATAGAAAGATATATAGTTACTTGTAACGGTgaaatcagaaattttttcaagggtaaaccagaaaaacaaaaaaaaagcattattTGGGTAATTGTGTTAAAAGACTGGAGTCTGGTTCATTCGATGGTTCTCGAAATAGGGATTCCTAAGTCAATCCAATGATTGGGAAGGGAGTATGCTTGATTAAttcaagaattctatagtgagagCCTTATATATGTACTTTAGGTGAGGCCCTATCTCTTAACAGTTGAATCAGACTAAACAATTTGATTAAACGGCTAATTAATTTTATCCAACGGTTAAGAGACAAGGTTTCACCTAAGAGCCatatataaggccctcactatagaatgactcttGATTAGTACATGGAGGTAAGCTCATTTCTACATAGATGATGtgctgatttttcatttaatagATTTGGCTTGTATAATGAAGCCCCTTAAGCCTGTTCTCTAAACACAGTACTAGGTTGGAGCCCATCCTAACCCAAACGTAGTTCCGCCCTTGGTTACTTGGCCTCCACATTACTCAAAATTGTAGATGCTTGtttttctccaaattttttcttgaatttaatTGAGTATTTGCTTGTTTGGTCTCCATAAATTTTTGTATAaagtattttctttggttcaaAGAATGAGCAGAACAAAAATTGAGTGAAGACAAGAGTAATACCTTAATTAGCACTGAAATTTTCCCATACTTTGTAAACTTTTAAAAAGGAGGCAGAGTACATTAGTTGAGGGAATACATAAAAGTAATTCACTTAATAGGATTACTACATATTCTAGTATGTAAAGGGTGGtctttatatctttcaatAAATACGAAGAACAAAAACAGTTAATGTCAACTTCCAGACATTCACAGTTGGTCACTTGGATTGGACGACTGatatatttcaattaaattggGCGTTTGGTGAACTCATAAATATTGAGATTGTTGGCTTATTTAATTGGACAACAGTTCATCATATTGTATTTTACAAGTCTCATCTAGAAATGCGAcactcataattgaaatcaaaTGCGCAATATCACAATATAGTTGTTATCTAGAGAAAGGGGTCTTTCATAACTAAGTAATAGCAAGGAGCTACATATAGCACTGTCAAAGTATAAACAGAACAAGAAAAGTGCAAAGAATAAGAAGTTCGCTttctatattttgttttgttacaaaatataataatctCTTGTAATATTCTTGGGCTTTATAGACTCTCTTGTTTTCCCATCATTCTCTAAAAACAACGGCTAAAAGTCCAAAGATACATGCCTAGCTATCTACCATGTGGCAATATGCACTTCTATTGGCtgcaaattaaaattagagCTCAATTCTTTGGTTGCCTCGCCCCTCCTTGGAGCTCATGCCAACCATGTCAACGCCAGTCGGTGGCCTTTTTGATGAAACAAGATGTGCTGCCTCTGAATGGTTGGCTAGGGCTGCGCTGGCCTTGATGGCCAGAGAACACAAGTCTTGGAGAGACAACGGCGACTTCGACTGAGAAAGTGGCATGACGAAGTAGATTTGACCCAGCTGGAGCTCTTCATCTTTAGGAACTTGAGGAGCACATGAGCCTACGTACATGGACTCTGAGGTGCAGAGGAAGCAGTTGGGGTTTTGGGAGAGGATGTGGCTTGATACAACTGGGCGCCTAAGCTCTTGTAGCCCCCCATCCAAGTGAACGATCTTGGTTGTGGATGGCCTTATGAGCTTTGCACCCTCACTTATGAATTGAGAAGATGCACAAATGTTacccatgagagagagagagagagagagagagagagttttgttTGTGTTGGGAACTAAATACGGGGAAGAGGGTTGTGCTTATTTTTATagagagagattgaatttAAAGGAAATTAAGGACACTGTGTTGGGTGGAAGagagggttgttatttatagAGGGAGATAGAAGCATAGATGTGGAGCCATGGTTGACCCAACATCAATGCTATAATTAGTTAAACCGCGTAGGAGATGGGATGGGGAAGAGAGTGGGATGTGTTTGAAAATATATAGGGTTCAGCCTGACATTATTACTTTATGCTTTACATTATCTCTTCGAGTCAAGTACAAGTCTTATAGATAAATtattatgaataaaaaaaacagagtacTAATTAAATTTCAATACATGCAATTACTCGTAAGTAATTTGTCTATGTATTTCGTATCTATAATGTATGTTTGAATTTACAACTCGTCTTAAATTACGAATAATTTTTCTCTATATACATAATCTATAATGAAATAGTACTAGTGTCGGGGGCATATCCTAATAATTTTAGAACCCCCAAATCCAACAGAAAAATCTTCTAGAATAGTCATCACTATTGTGTACCACTAGTTTGTATGACTAGCTAGTGATACTAGGTCGCTGGCCGGAGCAAGGCTAATTACCAGATCTGTCAATGTCTAACTCAACCTTAAGCCTATTGGCTTCCCTTGATGGTGGCAATTGTCGTTGATGTTGATATTCTATGTTTGATAACAGGATCAACCAGAAATATTCTGATGTTTTAACAGATTAATTAAACCCGAGAGCTCCTATTGCTTTCATAACCATAATCATATTATGGAGATTAAAAGCGGATGtgacagaaaataaaaatcataccTCGAAAGATTCGCGTatctaaaaatatttataaaatgacAAAAGTGCGGTATATTTTGTCAAATATCCAAC
Proteins encoded in this window:
- the LOC18767295 gene encoding uncharacterized protein LOC18767295, translated to MGNICASSQFISEGAKLIRPSTTKIVHLDGGLQELRRPVVSSHILSQNPNCFLCTSESMYVGSCAPQVPKDEELQLGQIYFVMPLSQSKSPLSLQDLCSLAIKASAALANHSEAAHLVSSKRPPTGVDMVGMSSKEGRGNQRIEL
- the LOC18766910 gene encoding non-symbiotic hemoglobin is translated as MEGKVFTEEQETLVAKSWGVMKKNSAELGLKFFLKIFEIAPSAQKLFSFLKDSDIPLEKNPKLKPHAISVFVMTCESAVQLRKSGKVTVRESTLKRLGGVHFKSGVVDEHYEVTKFALLETIKEAVPEMWSLKMKNAWGEAYDQLVAAIKAEMKPSP